In Acidobacteriota bacterium, the genomic window AAGGAAAACTTCACCCATTCCACCGGCACCGAGTTTTTCAAGGATGCGATAGTGCGAGATAGTCCGGGTGATCATTCGACGATGCTCGCGTTGCCGCCTGAAATACCAGAGCCTTCGTTTCAGGAGCCGGCGTTGTGCGCGAAATAGGTGTGAGTCTGCTTGTCCGTGCCTCTTCTACCTCCGGCAGTCGAGGTTTGTCAAACGGTTTCATATTTGATTCCGGCGCGACCGCGGAATCAGAATCCGATTGTCGCGATTCGGCGCGACGAAGTCGGAACACGCAAGACCGGTTAGGTTAGATTGATTTCTGTGAAGCTATTGAGCACCCGAAGTAACCTTAACGCTTATCCGGTGGCCCAGGCGATTGATCGGCGGGTCGAAAGGTTGGTTACAAATTCAAATGCCGGAGCTTGCTTCGTCATCATATGCAGCCGATCGCCGGTTGCTTCCGCCTGGCGAAAGGTCGAGCGATTCGATCACTTCTTCGATTATGTCGCGTGTGATCACTTCGGCTCCGGCGGCGTAGCCGTACAAGAGGGCGTTGTCACAAATGTTGTTTACTATGCGCGGGATGCCTTGCGAGACATTGCCGATCAAACCGATAGCGCCGCTATCAAACAGGTTCACGTTGGTTGCGCCGGCTTGCTTCAAGCGGAAGCGGATGTACTTGTTGATTTCGAACACGCTGAGCGGCTTGATCTGGCAGCGCAGCGAAACCCGTTGTTTTAGCTGGCGAAGCGCCGGGCGGTTGAGCGAATCCTGCAACTCGGGCTGCCCTGACAGTATCACCTGCAACAGCTTTTCGCTGTTCGTCTCGAAGTTCAACAGCAAACGTATTTCTTCGAGCAGCGCCGTCGGCAAGCCGTGCGCCTCATCGACGATCAGCACCGTGCGCTGACCCTTCGAATGACGCAACGCGAGGAAGTGTCCGAGCGCCGCGAGCAACTCGGGCTTTGAAGCGGTCTTGTTCAGACCAAGCTCAAACTCATCAGCCAACTGCTCAAAGAATTCCGACGCGGTAAGAAAGGGATTGAAAATGTACACGCACAACACTTCGTCACTGAACTGCTGAAGCGCTGCGCGCAACGTGGTCGTCTTGCCGGTGCCCACTTCGCCGACCACGACGACGAGCCCTTTGTTGTGCTCGATCGCGTAGCGGACCGTCGCGAGCATTTCAAGGTGGCTCTCGGTCTTGAATATGTATCTGGGGTCCGGCGTCAGCCCGAAGGGCATTTCCTTCAGACCGTAGAACTCAAGGTACATCGGTCAGCTCCTCATTCGTCAGCTCGCGTTCGTAGTCCCGCCTTCAGGCGGAAGCTCGTAGCTAAAGGGTGTCGTCAGATTCAAACTTCCGCCTGAAGGCGGGACTACGAACGAAAGATTCCCCCAACTGTCGTTGTGGTATTTCAGAGCGCTCCTTGTTGGGTACGCCCATTAGTTCTTAGAGCTACTGATCGCATCATCGAGCGCCGCCTGTAACGCAGCCGCGCTGGCGAAGCGCTTGGCCGGTTCTCGGTCTAACAGCTTCATAACCACATTCGAAACCGCCTCGGGCACATCCGGCGAAATCAAGTGGGGCGGTGATGGCCTGAAGCTCACCTGCCTTCGACTCACGTAGGCCGCGTCATTCGAGTCGAACGGCGTCCGGTCGGTCAGCATCTCGTAAAGCAACGCGCCAAGCGAATACAGATCGCTGCGATGATCTACCGTCGCTCTCCGCGTTAGCTCCGGGCTCGCGTATTGAACACGCGGTCCTTTCCACCTTTCCGAACCCGCGTTTGCTTCTACTCCGAAGTCCGCAATCGTCACCCAGCCATCGGGTTCGACGAGCACGCATTCGGGCTGCAGCCGCAAATGCAACACGCCCATCATGTGCGCGTGATCAAGCGCGCTGGCGATCTGATCGGCGATTTGCGCAGCTTGAGTTGCATCGAGCCAGCCGTTCCGATCGAGTAAGTCGCCGAGCGTTCGGGCGTCTTGCTTGTGCTCGACGACGCAGAAATCAACGCCGTGCGCGTGTTCGGCATTGGTGTTAGCCAAAATGTTCATGTGCGCCAGCTTCGACGCGGCTTGAGCCTCGAGGTAGAACAACTCTCGCGCTCGGGCGTGGCCGGCCGCGTGGGTTGAAAGGACCTTGAGCTGCACAGTCCCGCCGCGCAGGTCGCGCGCCAGATAGCGTTCGACCTCAGAATCCGATTCAAGCGTTTTCAAAACGGTGAAGCTGTTCGCAAGCGCTCGCCGAACACGCTCGATGTCCGGTTCAGCGACAGGCGCGGCAGCCGCGGCAACCGGACGCTGCGCCGTTACCGCGTCCCGGCGTCTGTCTCCAATACTGATGACCCTTGCATTCATAGCAGACTAAGGTCCGTGCTGCCTCACCAGCAGATGCCCTGATACTGCTTCCGTGTGTCCGGCACATCAAACAGCCGGACCAGATCGATGATCAAGCGTCCATTGTTCAGCTTTTCAGCAAGCACGCGAAACTCGTCTTCTTTCTTTCCGATGATGATGATCTCGGCCTGTTCGATCACCGCCCCCAGGTCAGAATTCATCAGCGAAGAAATGTGCGGAATCTCGCGCTCGATGTACTGTTTGTTGGCGCCGAACAACCTGGCAAGCTCGACATCGCGATCGTAGATCGTCAGCTTCAGACCCTTGCCTATCAACGTTTCGATAAGCGTCACCATGGGGCTTTCGCGCAGGTCGTCCGTGCCCGCCTTAAAGCTCAGCCCTAACACACCGACGTTCTTGCGCCCGCTTCGCAGCACCGTATCGACCGCCCGATCGATCTGCTGGCGGTTGCTCAACAGGATCGAGTTGAGCATCGGGGCTTCTACGTCCAGCTCTTTCGCCTTGTAAGTTATCGCGCGGAGGTCTTTTGGCAGACACGATCCGCCGAACGCAAACCCCGGCTTGAGATAATAAGGTGACAGGTTGAGCTTGGTGTCTTTGCAGAAGACATCCATCACAACGTGGCTGTCCACTCCGAGCGCTTTCGAGATGTTGCCGATCTCGTTGGCGAAAGTGACTTTCAACGCGTGAAAACTATTGCACGCGTACTTGACCATCTCGGCCTCTTTGATTCCCACGTTGACCAGCGGAGCTTCGATGCTTGCGTAAAGCCGCTGCAAGGGAAGAAGCGATTCTTCATCGTCGGCGCCGATCAACGTAAACGGCGGATGGCTGAAGTCATAAATCGAGGTGCCCTCGCGTAAGAACTCCGGGTTGACCGCGACGCCGAAGTCGCGCCCGGCGCGCTTGCCAGAGAAAACTTCGAGCGTGGGAATGACGACCTGCTCGATCGTGCCCGGCAGCATCGTGCTGCGCATTGCGACGATGTGATAGCGGCCCTTCTCGGCGAGCGCTTCGCCGATCTGCTGACACGCTCTCTTGATGTAGCTCAGATCGAGGCTGCCATTGTGATTGCCGGGCGTGCCTATGCACACAAGCGAGACGTCCGAGTTGGCGACCGCTTCGTTGGCGTCGCTTGTAGCGCGAAGCTTCCCCTGCTTCACCGCCCGGGCGATCAACTCTTCGATTCCCGGCTCGACTATTGGGCTTCGGCCGCCGTTGATGATGTCGACCTTCAGCGGGTTCACGTCGACGCCGATGACTTCATCGCCGTTGTTGGCGAAGCAGGCGGCCGAAACGCACCCGACATAACCCAGACCAAATATGCTTAGTTTCATTTCAAACCTTTGGGAGCGCAGTCATCCCTGCCTGCCTGGCCTTTGCGCCGGAAGAAGCAGCGCGGGAAGAAGCAGGCAGGGATGCCTGCGCTCCCAGGCTTACTCGCGCCAAAACCTCTTCAAAGCGTTCCGTGATCACCTTCCAATCATAGCGCGCCGCCTGCTCGGCTGCAGCGTTCTCGATGCTACCGCGCAACTGTTCGTTCTTCAACAGAGCGATCATCGAGTCGGCAAACTTCTCCGAGGAATCGGCAATCAAGATGTCGCTGCCGTCATTCACGTCCAGCCCCTCGGCTCCAATCGACGTCGATACCGTAGCTTTGCCCATCGCCATCGCTTCGTAGATTTTCAAACGCGTTCCGCCGCCGACACGCAACGGGACGATATTAACCGTTGCTTCTCGATAGTGTTCGATCACCGACGCGACTGTGCCGGTCACTTCAATCGAGTCGCTCGCGAGCTTAAGGACTCGCGGAGGAGGATTTCGCCCGACGATTCTGAATCGCGCGCCGGGCACTGCCCGTTTCACCGCAGGCCAGATCTCGCGGCAGAAATAATCCACGGCATCGATGTTTGCTTCCCAGTCCATCGACCCAGCAAAGACCACAAGCGATCTGGGAGCGCAGGCATCCCTGCCTGCTTCTTCCCGCGCAGACGCCAAGCAGGCAGGGATGCCTGCGCTCCCAGGCGCTGGCTCGTTTGGCTTCGCCTGTTCCGTGACCTCTCGCCCGGCCCGATACTGCTGCAAGTCTACTCCTGTGGGAACCACGCTTATCCGGGAGACGCCGGTCATCGTGCTCATAAGCTCGCGGTCGTTGTCCGACACGGCGATCACGTGATGAAACCTGCCAACTGCCGCGCGTTCGTAACGAAGCATCTTAGCCGCCTCCAGCTTAAAGATCATTCGCTTGAAAAAATCAGGTTCGTAACGAGCCTGCCGCTGCCAGAGCGACGACTCGACGTTATGCTGAAACAGAACGGTCGGTGTTTCAAGCGCGCTTGGAAAGTTGAGCGAGGCCGCCAGAAAATCACACACCGCCACGTCAAAGCGGTTTGCTGCCAGCAACGCCGCGATCTTGCTTTGCACCTTACGCGAGGTGAATTTAGTGACCGCGTAGGGTGCCTTTGAACGAAGCCGGCGTAGATAGTCGAAGCCGCTCGCGAGCATGTTCGAGTCCGATCCTCCGGTGTGAACAGCCATTGCGCCCGGCAAGTGCTCTTCGATCTCTTTCTCGTAAGCCTCGTCGCGCGGCCCGCCATAGTAAGACAGCAACGTGACATCATTTCTCGCCTGGAGCCGGCGAAGAATGTTGTACGACCGGATCTTCCCGCCGGTGTCTACCGGGAGCAGCTTGCCCGCTTTGACCCAAAGAATTCTCATATCTGCCTAAACAATCGCGCTTGCGGTCGCCAACTGGCGCGCGACCCCAGTCTC contains:
- a CDS encoding AAA family ATPase, which gives rise to MYLEFYGLKEMPFGLTPDPRYIFKTESHLEMLATVRYAIEHNKGLVVVVGEVGTGKTTTLRAALQQFSDEVLCVYIFNPFLTASEFFEQLADEFELGLNKTASKPELLAALGHFLALRHSKGQRTVLIVDEAHGLPTALLEEIRLLLNFETNSEKLLQVILSGQPELQDSLNRPALRQLKQRVSLRCQIKPLSVFEINKYIRFRLKQAGATNVNLFDSGAIGLIGNVSQGIPRIVNNICDNALLYGYAAGAEVITRDIIEEVIESLDLSPGGSNRRSAAYDDEASSGI
- a CDS encoding serine/threonine-protein kinase, giving the protein MNARVISIGDRRRDAVTAQRPVAAAAAPVAEPDIERVRRALANSFTVLKTLESDSEVERYLARDLRGGTVQLKVLSTHAAGHARARELFYLEAQAASKLAHMNILANTNAEHAHGVDFCVVEHKQDARTLGDLLDRNGWLDATQAAQIADQIASALDHAHMMGVLHLRLQPECVLVEPDGWVTIADFGVEANAGSERWKGPRVQYASPELTRRATVDHRSDLYSLGALLYEMLTDRTPFDSNDAAYVSRRQVSFRPSPPHLISPDVPEAVSNVVMKLLDREPAKRFASAAALQAALDDAISSSKN
- a CDS encoding UDP-glucose/GDP-mannose dehydrogenase family protein translates to MKLSIFGLGYVGCVSAACFANNGDEVIGVDVNPLKVDIINGGRSPIVEPGIEELIARAVKQGKLRATSDANEAVANSDVSLVCIGTPGNHNGSLDLSYIKRACQQIGEALAEKGRYHIVAMRSTMLPGTIEQVVIPTLEVFSGKRAGRDFGVAVNPEFLREGTSIYDFSHPPFTLIGADDEESLLPLQRLYASIEAPLVNVGIKEAEMVKYACNSFHALKVTFANEIGNISKALGVDSHVVMDVFCKDTKLNLSPYYLKPGFAFGGSCLPKDLRAITYKAKELDVEAPMLNSILLSNRQQIDRAVDTVLRSGRKNVGVLGLSFKAGTDDLRESPMVTLIETLIGKGLKLTIYDRDVELARLFGANKQYIEREIPHISSLMNSDLGAVIEQAEIIIIGKKEDEFRVLAEKLNNGRLIIDLVRLFDVPDTRKQYQGICW
- a CDS encoding glycosyltransferase family 4 protein encodes the protein MRILWVKAGKLLPVDTGGKIRSYNILRRLQARNDVTLLSYYGGPRDEAYEKEIEEHLPGAMAVHTGGSDSNMLASGFDYLRRLRSKAPYAVTKFTSRKVQSKIAALLAANRFDVAVCDFLAASLNFPSALETPTVLFQHNVESSLWQRQARYEPDFFKRMIFKLEAAKMLRYERAAVGRFHHVIAVSDNDRELMSTMTGVSRISVVPTGVDLQQYRAGREVTEQAKPNEPAPGSAGIPACLASAREEAGRDACAPRSLVVFAGSMDWEANIDAVDYFCREIWPAVKRAVPGARFRIVGRNPPPRVLKLASDSIEVTGTVASVIEHYREATVNIVPLRVGGGTRLKIYEAMAMGKATVSTSIGAEGLDVNDGSDILIADSSEKFADSMIALLKNEQLRGSIENAAAEQAARYDWKVITERFEEVLARVSLGAQASLPASSRAASSGAKARQAGMTALPKV